The Oncorhynchus tshawytscha isolate Ot180627B linkage group LG27, Otsh_v2.0, whole genome shotgun sequence genome includes the window CCGCCTTGGTTTTTCTCCTTCTCCGCCACCCCTCCTTCACTTTCATGCTCCCCTCCACTGTCAACCCCAAATCCAGGCATTTGTAAGTGAGGCAGGAGGCTCCCGCTAAGGGCCTTGGTGTGGGATGGAGCATACAGATCAGACTACTCGTATTTGGGGAGCAGTTTAATTTGAGATCGACAATCACTTGCACTTTGGAAGATGGCCTTTCTAAGGCAACTGGTTCGGTCCCCTCTCCCTGAACCCCCCCTTCCTAGGAACACAACATTAGTGGGGACAGGAAGTGAGTGGGTTTACCCACTTCCTGAAACAGGAAACCACTAGGGGTTTTAAAGCTGTGCAATCAGAAGCTTCTTCTCTTCTAGATCTCCTCCAGGATTGGCAGCGACGTCTTTCCCCCCACCACCACGTCAACATTAGGTCCCATTGAGATTTggccctttttctctctccttaggGCTTAAGGTAATTGAAAGGTCAGAGTTCACTTGGCGACTCTGTATATGGCCAGGTCCAGCGGTTCTTTACTGGGAACACACCAGTCATCTGCCTCCAAGTTGACTTTGTAGTGTTTCAGAGCTGTCTTGTTGAACACAGGAAGCCTCTCCACTGAATCTGTGGACAAtgcctgagggagagaggggggatagaagATAGAGTTAGCGATTAGCATGTCTAGGAATGTGACAACTTGACAGGTTATTAGTATCTGAGCTGTATACGGAGGTAGTAGGTCGTTGCATCTTACCTTCATGTGAATGACAGCGTCGGTACCATGACCCTCCATTGAGTATAACTGCAGGTCTCCCTGGAAGTAACGCGCATAGAGGCGTGAAATGGGAAGCCCATAGCCAAAACCAGCCTGGAGGGACACACAACAGGGGAAATGTTACGGCTAATGAAAATACATTGATATAGTTGGAACTATTAGCACGGTTAAAAAAAATAGGATCTTCGGTCTCAAGGTACAGAAATACTGCAACAAAAAACAAGTATGGCTTCTGTGCGTTTTTAGGTTCTGAGAGTTTATATAAGTAGATGTGTATGTATCACGCACCAGTGGGGCCCGCTGATTGTCACCGAAGTCGGGTCTGGGAGCTGTGGAGTACATGTAGCTGAATAGTGTCTCAATCTTTCTTAAGGGGACACCACCACCCCTATCCATCacctaaaaagagagagaaagagagcgagattaCACACAGATTACGCTCACACCCATTTATTGACAATCTGGGTCCATTGAAGTAGAGTTATCACTGATTAACACTCTGTATATTGGGGCAAGAATACATGAACAAAAATGCCAGAGAGAACATCAGGCCAGAGAGAAGAAAATGCTATGGTCATTAGGAATAATCAAGGCATCTAGTGCAGAGGTGGATCATGAGAGGATTTAGCTCAAATTCATTGAGACAGCCATAGTTTCACATTCACCACTGCTAAGATTCTAATTGGGGGAAAGGTTAACGACATCAGCCAATAGCAGCTGTAGTTCATCCCTTACTAAATATGGCTAAACATACTTTGTCCAATCCTGTTAATGAGAGCATGGCTTAAGTGGCTCTTGATGGGAATGATGCCTTGGATAACTCAATCAAGGCTGTACTAAGGGGGTGAACTATGCAGAGGGCACAATAGAGGAAGAGCTAAGCTGTGGCACAACATTACAGCCAGCATCCTCTTTCTCTTACAAACCGTTGGGTTGTTTCAAATAAGGATTTGTAGTGGTTACGCAATGAGGGAGTTTCATTGAATAACAGGATTGGGTTTACGGATAGAGGTCACACAGGCGTATGTGTTGGTTCTATTTTGGGTTTGTTGTTTCGCTGTTTCATGGAGTTTAACTGGATTAGAAACGTTCAATTTTATATGTTGGTTCACCGAGTTTCCAACAGTTCTACACTTTGTCCCCAGTTCTCTCATCATCTTGATTCTAATTCCCGCAAGGCTATATGAGCGCTGTGATTGGAAGTCTGCCCTGCCGCTCACCTTGATTGACAGATCCTCTCCGCCAAGGGCCACCATGACTCTGATGGGTGGGAGGTTGTTGCTGACTTCATTGGTCTCAATTGTAGCTCTCATGGCATTCTGGGGGACATCAAAAGAGACCGTTCAGGTACTTGTCAACACATGACATCTGACCACACGTCATCATAATTTGATATTACTGCCCTAAAGTCATGCAGCCAATGTTCTCCCCATCATCCACTTTGACTTTTAAGATATCATTACACGGACTCACCTTGAAGAGCTCAAACAGCATGTGGTAGAGATGGGAGGGGATATAAGAGATCTGAATTGGATCTCTGACATTGTTGGCTGAAAAGGGAAATGATAAGACTATGAAATCCCCATAGGTGCATCGGTTTATTTCCCTATTAATAGCTACTAATGTACCGCATGTCACACTATTTAGCTTTTAAGATAATGTGTGTTTTTTCTTCCAAATTCCAAATTCACATTAAGGGTGAGGGTGTGTAGAGGCCTGCTCTGCTTACAGTTCATCTCCCTTAGCTCCAGCTCAGGGGCCCCGAGGTAGTACTGCTCACAGAGCATCTTGGCGCTCTCAAACGcatctggagagaaagagaggaggaggaaagaaagaaatgTGATTAGCTGTTTCCAGCTGTCACTCTGCAAACAAAAATGAACATGATAGCCAAATGTAGACAGATTCACTCTTTGTGAGTTATCGGCTTCAAATAAACAGAATAAGCACTTCAAAAACTGGGTCtttctatcaccctaacacctcATTTTCACCTTAGACCAATTTAATGAGCAAGCCCCAATGGTTCTCTAACCTCGAATCACTTCAGTGACATCACACAGGGAGTCAATGCACCCGATGGTGTTGGGGTGGGCTGGGTTGGTGTTCCCGTTGAAAACAAGTGCTGCAGAGAAAACGGGgacaaggggaggaggagaggaaaaggggggaagagtTAGACTGTTACATGTGGTGGACCAAGTCCAAAATGTTTCGGTGAATGATTGAAAAAGGCAAAGACTGGGCAGGAGAGTACCGGCAAGGCCCAGTTCTGTTTGAATGACCTTGGACAAATAGGGCTGAGGTGGGTGGAGTGGAAAAAAAGTGGTCCAAACTCTAAGAGTAGTTTGAACCTGTTTTTCATTGGTTGCATAAGAGCTGACAACACAAAACGCTGTACCCATAGCACAGCATGGACACTACTTATCCTACTATAGTTGGAAAATTCTAGAGGCAAAAACGAGTAAAGTGAGTTCTTTATTCTCTTAACAACCCTATTTCCTGTCTTATAGTCAAGCCTCTGGGCTGAGACTGTCAAAAAAATCTACCTCAGCATGTGCAAGCACCTCTGCCAGTCTTTCCATTACAACCCTTGTATAACTGGTTGCCAGCACAATTAGAACACTACTTGGATGTGTGTCAAAATTAATGCTTAACCGTGTAAGCATTAATCTCAGCTTCAAACGGCTTGTTCAATGCCAGGGCCAAATTGTTGCATTGCCTTCTGCTTGAGTTGCAGGTTCAGTTAAGGGGAACTGGATTGGTCAAGGCCAAACTGATATAGGCGAATCCCTGTCAACCATCAGCAACAGCTATTTTCTAAGAATTGCTCCTCTGGAATTGGTGAGAGGTTGGCAAGTCCCACAAACACATCCCTTAAACTATGTTGGAAAATAAACAGAAAAGCTTTAACTGACACACTTATTTTGAACTAATCCATGTGGAATGCCTGTGACCTCAGAGGCGGGACTTACTGTGCTGGTTGATGAGCATGCGGATGGAGATACGGCTCATGTAGAATCGGTCCAGGAAGTACTGGGTGTTCTGGCTAGTGACCGGGTCCTGGCCGAAGGCGTCTTTGTACTCGATGACGCCCTGCGCCATAGTGGGCACCACATCATTGTGCCTGTTCCTAATAGTCTCCAGGGACTCAACAaacctggagagagggagagaaagggagctgTCAATCTGAGTCTTTAACAATCTTTCCCCGCACTCCcccaaaagaaaataaataaataaataaccagCTAGTTTTTCAGAGTTAGTATTAGATGATTAATATATGCTATTTAGAAGACGCTTTTATCCAACGCGACTTACAGTCAAGTCATACATTTCATGTACGGATGgccccagtgggaatcaaacccttcATCCATCTTGGCATTGCAAATGCCATGCTCTactgctctaccgactgagccacGCAGGACCACAATATGGAGGTGCAAACTTACGATTCCAAGACACTGTGATCGTCTGGGCTCTTGTCGAGGAAGTCCAAGATCTCCATAAGGCTTTGGATGTacctaggagagagagaaggaagagttAATTAGGTGACCTTAGTATTTGGATGTacctaggagagagagaaggaagagttAATTAGGTGACCTTAGTATTTGGATGTacctaggagagagagaaggaagagttAATTAGGTGACCTTAGTATTTGGATGTAcctaggagagagaaggaagagttgATTAGGTGACCTTAGTATTTGGATGTACCTCgtagagagagcaggaagagttGATTAGGTGACCTTAGTATTTGGATGTGtctaggagagagaaggaagagttAATTAGGTGACCTTAGTATTTGGATGTacctaggagagagagaaggaagagttgATTAGGTGACCTTAGTATTTGGATGTacctaggagagagagaaggaagagttgATTAGGTGACCTTGGTATTGCCACGTTACAATCAAACAGCCATCGTCAACATTTGTTTAAATACTgagatgaaaaaaaaacattgactcGCAATAGTAAAGCAAAAGGCTATTGGGTCTCAGGCTCTGTCAAAAGAGACTGATAGTAGATAGGGAAGGTACTTTTGCACGGGTCATTTTCCAGTTGGCTTTTGGACCAGTTAGGTGCCATTCCTGCATCCCTGTCCCTGTCACTTTGGGTGTGGCTCACTCCTGTTTGTGTGACGGGGAATTTTTTTTAGCTACCCCTATCTGACCTCCACACAACAAGAGATGGGAACTCCGCAGTCccagcccctctcctccaccaATCAGAGGGCAGTATGCCAAGAACATTCCACCCCCAGCTCCAACCACTTCCTTTACCTGCCTACAAGGGAAAACAAGATTACATATCAGGGCAGCACACTGTGTCTTTTTTATATAGGGGGAACCTGCTATCTATCATGTGCCA containing:
- the LOC112225914 gene encoding pyruvate dehydrogenase (acetyl-transferring) kinase isozyme 2, mitochondrial isoform X2, giving the protein MMKCVSSLRAQAINGKMFFLHVAAGAHVPKVAVYRCDCNDLPLVESGRRKMNVAVSRELNPEKDFQTKKNTLPLFLRYIQSLMEILDFLDKSPDDHSVLESFVESLETIRNRHNDVVPTMAQGVIEYKDAFGQDPVTSQNTQYFLDRFYMSRISIRMLINQHTLVFNGNTNPAHPNTIGCIDSLCDVTEVIRDAFESAKMLCEQYYLGAPELELREMNSNNVRDPIQISYIPSHLYHMLFELFKNAMRATIETNEVSNNLPPIRVMVALGGEDLSIKVMDRGGGVPLRKIETLFSYMYSTAPRPDFGDNQRAPLAGFGYGLPISRLYARYFQGDLQLYSMEGHGTDAVIHMKALSTDSVERLPVFNKTALKHYKVNLEADDWCVPSKEPLDLAIYRVAK
- the LOC112225914 gene encoding pyruvate dehydrogenase (acetyl-transferring) kinase isozyme 2, mitochondrial isoform X1 — its product is MKFVRFLMKNAALANVPKHIDHFSKFSPSPLSMKQFLDFGSTNACEKTSFTFLRQELPVRLSNIMKELNLLPDRLLTTPSVQLVQRWYIQSLMEILDFLDKSPDDHSVLESFVESLETIRNRHNDVVPTMAQGVIEYKDAFGQDPVTSQNTQYFLDRFYMSRISIRMLINQHTLVFNGNTNPAHPNTIGCIDSLCDVTEVIRDAFESAKMLCEQYYLGAPELELREMNSNNVRDPIQISYIPSHLYHMLFELFKNAMRATIETNEVSNNLPPIRVMVALGGEDLSIKVMDRGGGVPLRKIETLFSYMYSTAPRPDFGDNQRAPLAGFGYGLPISRLYARYFQGDLQLYSMEGHGTDAVIHMKALSTDSVERLPVFNKTALKHYKVNLEADDWCVPSKEPLDLAIYRVAK